A region from the Aquimarina sp. ERC-38 genome encodes:
- a CDS encoding tetratricopeptide repeat protein, with protein sequence MLYNKIIYKLLLVLFLGGKLSAQEIKPQMEINVDDLGNNSDEFQESFFEALKQKAITNHEKAVQALEKCIKIDSSPGILYVELGKNYQALKVYDQAEIQFKKALDKIEEKRYILELLYETYFVQGKFKESVGTVEKLVTYDPLFKEQLANLYFLEKRYEEAMNLIDELEEELGTDSYRQQLRLKIGSKLTNPNSQIAKLEQKIESNPKNEQNYINLIYLYSQNDQKEEAFKVAKKLIERNPKSELVHLALYKFYLNDNQINEAVNSIKISLASKVVDSDAKYKVVNDFLIYIKGNPQYESNLVEVSKAFDGDKAGPKIATEIGNYYYEKNQKELALNFYEKGLQANASDFTVLKRILLLQLDLKRFEKAKIGSELALELYPTQPVLYLVQGVTFLNTDEVDDAIESLETGVDFVIDDPKLLSDLYKQLSLAYQKKGSPEKAAEFEKKAVENQRKVQ encoded by the coding sequence ATGCTTTATAACAAGATCATTTACAAATTACTGTTAGTCCTGTTTCTGGGAGGGAAGCTTAGTGCTCAGGAAATCAAACCTCAGATGGAAATTAATGTGGATGATCTTGGCAATAATTCAGATGAGTTTCAGGAAAGTTTTTTTGAAGCCCTCAAACAAAAAGCAATTACCAATCATGAAAAAGCCGTACAAGCGTTAGAAAAATGTATTAAAATTGACAGTTCTCCAGGAATATTATATGTAGAACTCGGCAAGAATTACCAGGCTTTAAAAGTATACGATCAAGCTGAAATTCAGTTTAAGAAAGCCTTGGATAAAATTGAAGAAAAGCGGTATATTCTTGAATTACTCTATGAAACCTATTTTGTTCAGGGTAAATTTAAAGAATCCGTAGGAACAGTTGAAAAACTGGTTACGTACGACCCTTTATTTAAAGAACAACTGGCTAACTTATATTTTCTGGAAAAAAGGTATGAAGAAGCCATGAACCTTATTGACGAATTAGAAGAAGAGTTGGGTACGGATAGTTACCGGCAACAACTTCGGTTAAAAATCGGTTCAAAACTTACCAATCCGAATAGTCAGATTGCCAAATTAGAACAGAAAATCGAAAGTAATCCTAAAAACGAACAAAATTATATCAACCTTATCTACCTGTATAGTCAAAACGATCAGAAAGAAGAAGCTTTTAAAGTTGCAAAAAAATTAATAGAGAGAAACCCAAAATCCGAACTGGTACATTTAGCGTTGTACAAGTTTTACCTGAACGATAATCAAATTAACGAAGCGGTAAATTCTATTAAAATTTCGTTGGCTAGTAAAGTCGTAGATTCGGATGCAAAATATAAAGTAGTTAATGATTTTCTTATTTATATAAAAGGCAATCCGCAATATGAATCCAACTTGGTTGAAGTATCCAAAGCTTTTGACGGAGATAAGGCAGGTCCTAAAATCGCTACTGAAATTGGAAATTATTACTACGAAAAAAACCAAAAAGAACTGGCATTAAACTTCTACGAAAAAGGCTTACAAGCTAATGCTTCAGACTTTACAGTATTAAAGAGGATTTTGTTATTGCAACTAGATCTAAAACGATTTGAAAAAGCTAAAATAGGAAGCGAATTAGCACTCGAATTATATCCTACGCAACCGGTACTATATTTAGTACAAGGAGTAACTTTTCTTAATACCGATGAGGTAGATGATGCCATTGAATCTTTAGAAACCGGGGTAGATTTTGTTATTGATGACCCTAAATTGTTATCTGATCTGTACAAACAACTATCTTTAGCCTATCAAAAAAAAGGAAGCCCTGAAAAGGCAGCCGAATTTGAAAAGAAGGCAGTCGAAAACCAGCGTAAAGTACAATAA
- the dut gene encoding dUTP diphosphatase, whose translation MTVHIINKSSHSLPNYETIASAGMDIKANLTDPVVLEPMERKIIPTGLFMELPVGIEAQVRPRSGLAIKKGVTVLNAPGTIDADYRGEVGVILINLSKENFEIQNGDRIAQMVLAKYEQATWNEVDVLSETSRGAGGFGSTGVK comes from the coding sequence ATGACCGTACACATTATTAATAAATCATCTCATTCCTTACCTAATTACGAAACCATAGCTTCCGCAGGAATGGATATAAAAGCAAATCTTACCGATCCTGTGGTACTGGAACCTATGGAACGTAAAATTATACCTACCGGGCTATTTATGGAATTACCCGTAGGGATTGAAGCACAGGTTAGACCCCGAAGCGGATTGGCGATTAAAAAAGGGGTTACGGTATTAAATGCTCCGGGAACGATTGATGCGGATTATCGAGGAGAAGTTGGAGTAATTCTAATCAATTTGTCAAAAGAAAACTTCGAAATCCAAAACGGTGACCGGATTGCACAAATGGTTTTAGCTAAATATGAGCAGGCAACCTGGAATGAAGTGGACGTTTTGTCGGAAACCAGTCGGGGAGCAGGGGGGTTCGGTAGTACCGGGGTTAAATAA
- a CDS encoding sugar nucleotidyltransferase, translated as MKIIVPMAGRGSRLRPHTLTVPKPLIPIAGKPIVHRLVTDISKVLDEPVDEIAFILGDPAFFGEDVVGSLKELAAELNAKASIYRQDQPLGTGHAIMCAADSLSGPAVIAYADTLIKANFNLDKNADAVIWVKQVDQPEAYGVVKLNEKKEIVELIEKPEEFVSDLAVIGIYYYKDVEVLKKELQYVLENNIINGGEYQINDGIKRMIQSGKVFVTGEVDEWMDCGNKAVTVETNTRMLGFLEQDQEPLIDPDLIQDESEIIKPCYIGKGVVLNNAKVGPNVSIGDGCVIENTSIKNSLVQTNTTIKNAKLDNAMIGNNVQYDGEFTTVSIGDYSVLK; from the coding sequence ATGAAAATAATAGTTCCTATGGCAGGTCGCGGATCAAGATTGCGCCCTCATACCTTAACAGTTCCTAAACCATTAATACCTATCGCCGGAAAACCGATTGTACATAGATTAGTCACGGATATTTCTAAGGTACTGGACGAACCGGTTGACGAAATTGCCTTCATCCTGGGAGATCCCGCTTTTTTTGGGGAAGATGTGGTAGGAAGCCTAAAAGAATTGGCGGCAGAATTAAATGCAAAAGCTTCGATTTATCGTCAGGATCAACCTTTAGGAACCGGGCATGCCATTATGTGCGCTGCGGATTCCCTTTCCGGACCAGCGGTAATTGCGTATGCAGACACCTTGATTAAAGCTAATTTTAACCTGGATAAAAATGCAGATGCGGTCATCTGGGTAAAGCAGGTAGATCAACCGGAAGCTTATGGCGTCGTAAAACTGAATGAAAAAAAAGAAATCGTAGAACTAATAGAAAAACCGGAAGAGTTTGTTTCGGATTTAGCGGTCATTGGTATTTATTATTATAAAGATGTTGAAGTCCTGAAAAAAGAATTACAATACGTACTGGAAAATAATATTATCAACGGCGGTGAGTATCAAATTAATGACGGAATCAAGCGAATGATACAAAGCGGAAAGGTTTTTGTGACAGGAGAAGTTGACGAATGGATGGACTGCGGAAATAAAGCGGTGACAGTGGAAACAAATACCAGGATGTTAGGTTTTTTAGAACAAGACCAGGAACCTTTGATTGACCCTGATCTAATTCAGGATGAATCTGAAATTATCAAACCTTGTTATATTGGGAAAGGGGTAGTTTTAAATAATGCTAAAGTAGGGCCTAATGTTTCTATCGGAGACGGTTGTGTGATTGAGAATACAAGCATAAAAAATTCTTTGGTACAAACTAATACGACCATAAAAAATGCAAAACTAGACAATGCGATGATTGGTAATAACGTGCAATATGATGGCGAATTTACCACGGTAAGTATTGGGGATTATTCCGTTTTAAAATAA